A region from the Andrena cerasifolii isolate SP2316 chromosome 9, iyAndCera1_principal, whole genome shotgun sequence genome encodes:
- the LOC143373085 gene encoding uncharacterized protein LOC143373085 isoform X3 — protein sequence MLYHFGAQCFPAMCFFLHTLRGTLHACSNVEISNDFAEEQRSDPDPSIEGIFRDPKDQRKVVSGCKPSPGTDTGKLSDPSEELDKRVRVKRENLKRSNSKGSGQAAKSDQKRSASNKASKASSRSDRASKDRAKLLSKDSADYEASVDRSEYADEAEEDTAAGSKESKYKSGEFRVGEDSEGFIDQEERSSLYDDFEAKDVVKRGISGAEDYEEVNDEAAGVAEDTAALDERGSLDEEVEKKKDHGDARVKRQHEKGTPEEENVEAASDPAKDAEAPLQDAKKDAPVAEDQASKVGNDELADQSKRNVAEKQEKEEAKVSCEQETVSSKTPLNDQPGFERNENAVSLKEDGQGAKVDKKALEDVSLSSDKKATGLEASPKLDEPKVVEAPNPEAAKLGATVNGAETKASEDAGKLEGAGNSEATREQSDADYEKRVEEQIQRKIDSIKEQIKREIADTQRIKDIEENNAKFEELLDQEEEEQEQALEAEAAEKSEDLSKRSLKDSEKARLSSSAEKRLIRRRKRQDDNSQEKLRSAAERSLTVDKKPSRGVKRRAPKIEQAALFPRAASKPREVFLVRRDRSSRKKRRRRSKDSALTPDDARLRNTHPDAASNSNLRGDFSGGKVKD from the coding sequence ATGCTATATCATTTCGGAGCCCAATGTTTTCCCGCGATGTGTTTCTTTCTGCATACTTTACGCGGGACGTTGCATGCTTGCAGTAACGTGGAAATTAGTAACGATTTCGCGGAGGAACAACGCAGTGATCCAGACCCGTCCATCGAAGGAATCTTCCGGGACCCCAAGGACCAGAGAAAAGTTGTAAGTGGCTGCAAGCCCAGCCCTGGAACAGACACCGGCAAGCTCTCCGACCCCTCCGAGGAGCTGGACAAACGAGTGCGTGTGAAGCGAGAGAACCTGAAGAGGAGCAACTCGAAAGGGTCCGGCCAAGCTGCGAAGAGCGACCAGAAGCGCTCAGCGTCCAACAAGGCCAGCAAAGCTTCTTCAAGAAGCGACCGTGCTTCCAAAGACCGTGCGAAGCTCCTCAGCAAAGATTCCGCCGACTACGAGGCCTCGGTTGACCGGTCCGAGTATGCGGACGAGGCGGAGGAGGACACAGCAGCTGGAAGCAAGGAAAGCAAGTACAAGAGCGGGGAATTTCGCGTCGGAGAGGATTCCGAGGGGTTCATCGACCAGGAAGAGAGGTCCAGCTTGTACGACGACTTCGAGGCGAAGGACGTCGTGAAGCGGGGCATTTCTGGGGCAGAGGACTACGAGGAGGTGAACGACGAGGCTGCTGGGGTCGCAGAGGACACCGCAGCCCTGGACGAGCGAGGATCCTTGGACGAAGAggtggagaagaagaaggatcaCGGGGACGCCAGGGTGAAGAGGCAGCACGAGAAGGGAACCCCGGAAGAGGAGAACGTCGAGGCTGCGAGCGATCCAGCGAAGGACGCAGAAGCACCTTTGCAGGATGCAAAGAAGGATGCGCCGGTGGCTGAGGATCAGGCGAGCAAAGTGGGAAATGATGAGCTGGCGGATCAGTCGAAGAGGAACGTTGCTGAGAAGCAGGAGAAGGAAGAGGCCAAAGTGAGCTGCGAGCAAGAGACAGTTAGCTCGAAGACGCCGCTGAACGATCAGCCAGGGttcgaaagaaatgaaaatgcGGTGTCTCTGAAGGAAGATGGTCAGGGCGCAAAGGTGGACAAGAAAGCGCTGGAGGACGTGAGCCTGTCAAGTGATAAAAAGGCGACTGGCTTAGAAGCGAGTCCCAAGCTGGACGAGCCGAAGGTCGTCGAGGCACCGAATCCAGAGGCAGCGAAACTCGGCGCTACGGTGAATGGGGCTGAAACTAAGGCTTCCGAAGACGCTGGCAAGCTCGAGGGTGCTGGTAACTCTGAAGCGACGAGGGAGCAGTCTGACGCGGACTACGAGAAGCGCGTGGAGGAGCAGATCCAGCGGAAGATCGACTCGATCAAGGAGCAGATCAAACGCGAGATCGCGGACACTCAGCGGATCAAGGACATCGAGGAGAACAACGCCAAGTTCGAGGAGCTGCTTGatcaggaggaggaggaacaggAGCAGGCGTTGGAGGCCGAGGCGGCGGAGAAGAGCGAGGACTTATCCAAGAGGTCCTTGAAGGATTCTGAGAAGGCTCGGTTGAGCAGCAGCGCTGAGAAACGATTGATAAGGCGTAGGAAGAGGCAGGACGACAATAGCCAGGAGAAGCTTCGAAGCGCTGCTGAAAGAAGCTTGACTGTCGATAAGAAGCCGAGTCGAGGGGTGAAGAGACGAGCCCCGAAAATCGAGCAGGCCGCTCTGTTTCCAAGAGCAGCTTCCAAACCGCGCGAAGTGTTTTTGGTGAGACGCGATCGCAGCTcgaggaagaagagaaggaggaggtcgAAGGACTCCGCGTTGACCCCAGATGACGCAAGGCTGCGGAACACTCACCCTGATGCTGCTTCCAACTCGAACTTGCGCGGGGACTTTAGCGGTGGAAAGGTAAAAGATTGA
- the LOC143373085 gene encoding uncharacterized protein LOC143373085 isoform X1: MLYHFGAQCFPAMCFFLHTLRGTLHACSNVEISNDFAEEQRSDPDPSIEGIFRDPKDQRKVVSGCKPSPGTDTGKLSDPSEELDKRVRVKRENLKRSNSKGSGQAAKSDQKRSASNKASKASSRSDRASKDRAKLLSKDSADYEASVDRSEYADEAEEDTAAGSKESKYKSGEFRVGEDSEGFIDQEERSSLYDDFEAKDVVKRGISGAEDYEEVNDEAAGVAEDTAALDERGSLDEEVEKKKDHGDARVKRQHEKGTPEEENVEAASDPAKDAEAPLQDAKKDAPVAEDQASKVGNDELADQSKRNVAEKQEKEEAKVSCEQETVSSKTPLNDQPGFERNENAVSLKEDGQGAKVDKKALEDVSLSSDKKATGLEASPKLDEPKVVEAPNPEAAKLGATVNGAETKASEDAGKLEGAGNSEATREQSDADYEKRVEEQIQRKIDSIKEQIKREIADTQRIKDIEENNAKFEELLDQEEEEQEQALEAEAAEKSEDLSKRSLKDSEKARLSSSAEKRLIRRRKRQDDNSQEKLRSAAERSLTVDKKPSRGVKRRAPKIEQAALFPRAASKPREVFLVRRDRSSRKKRRRRSKDSALTPDDARLRNTHPDAASNSNLRGDFSGGKQPKSLPRVTEDEKEIAEQSSLAERKSGSVASLTANAEELGPLATEYGEAFGGLNAEPGVALARFKRIKRVLRPPASNIYRRDRRDASFPSVFTHGA; encoded by the exons ATGCTATATCATTTCGGAGCCCAATGTTTTCCCGCGATGTGTTTCTTTCTGCATACTTTACGCGGGACGTTGCATGCTTGCAGTAACGTGGAAATTAGTAACGATTTCGCGGAGGAACAACGCAGTGATCCAGACCCGTCCATCGAAGGAATCTTCCGGGACCCCAAGGACCAGAGAAAAGTTGTAAGTGGCTGCAAGCCCAGCCCTGGAACAGACACCGGCAAGCTCTCCGACCCCTCCGAGGAGCTGGACAAACGAGTGCGTGTGAAGCGAGAGAACCTGAAGAGGAGCAACTCGAAAGGGTCCGGCCAAGCTGCGAAGAGCGACCAGAAGCGCTCAGCGTCCAACAAGGCCAGCAAAGCTTCTTCAAGAAGCGACCGTGCTTCCAAAGACCGTGCGAAGCTCCTCAGCAAAGATTCCGCCGACTACGAGGCCTCGGTTGACCGGTCCGAGTATGCGGACGAGGCGGAGGAGGACACAGCAGCTGGAAGCAAGGAAAGCAAGTACAAGAGCGGGGAATTTCGCGTCGGAGAGGATTCCGAGGGGTTCATCGACCAGGAAGAGAGGTCCAGCTTGTACGACGACTTCGAGGCGAAGGACGTCGTGAAGCGGGGCATTTCTGGGGCAGAGGACTACGAGGAGGTGAACGACGAGGCTGCTGGGGTCGCAGAGGACACCGCAGCCCTGGACGAGCGAGGATCCTTGGACGAAGAggtggagaagaagaaggatcaCGGGGACGCCAGGGTGAAGAGGCAGCACGAGAAGGGAACCCCGGAAGAGGAGAACGTCGAGGCTGCGAGCGATCCAGCGAAGGACGCAGAAGCACCTTTGCAGGATGCAAAGAAGGATGCGCCGGTGGCTGAGGATCAGGCGAGCAAAGTGGGAAATGATGAGCTGGCGGATCAGTCGAAGAGGAACGTTGCTGAGAAGCAGGAGAAGGAAGAGGCCAAAGTGAGCTGCGAGCAAGAGACAGTTAGCTCGAAGACGCCGCTGAACGATCAGCCAGGGttcgaaagaaatgaaaatgcGGTGTCTCTGAAGGAAGATGGTCAGGGCGCAAAGGTGGACAAGAAAGCGCTGGAGGACGTGAGCCTGTCAAGTGATAAAAAGGCGACTGGCTTAGAAGCGAGTCCCAAGCTGGACGAGCCGAAGGTCGTCGAGGCACCGAATCCAGAGGCAGCGAAACTCGGCGCTACGGTGAATGGGGCTGAAACTAAGGCTTCCGAAGACGCTGGCAAGCTCGAGGGTGCTGGTAACTCTGAAGCGACGAGGGAGCAGTCTGACGCGGACTACGAGAAGCGCGTGGAGGAGCAGATCCAGCGGAAGATCGACTCGATCAAGGAGCAGATCAAACGCGAGATCGCGGACACTCAGCGGATCAAGGACATCGAGGAGAACAACGCCAAGTTCGAGGAGCTGCTTGatcaggaggaggaggaacaggAGCAGGCGTTGGAGGCCGAGGCGGCGGAGAAGAGCGAGGACTTATCCAAGAGGTCCTTGAAGGATTCTGAGAAGGCTCGGTTGAGCAGCAGCGCTGAGAAACGATTGATAAGGCGTAGGAAGAGGCAGGACGACAATAGCCAGGAGAAGCTTCGAAGCGCTGCTGAAAGAAGCTTGACTGTCGATAAGAAGCCGAGTCGAGGGGTGAAGAGACGAGCCCCGAAAATCGAGCAGGCCGCTCTGTTTCCAAGAGCAGCTTCCAAACCGCGCGAAGTGTTTTTGGTGAGACGCGATCGCAGCTcgaggaagaagagaaggaggaggtcgAAGGACTCCGCGTTGACCCCAGATGACGCAAGGCTGCGGAACACTCACCCTGATGCTGCTTCCAACTCGAACTTGCGCGGGGACTTTAGCGGTGGAAAG CAGCCTAAATCATTGCCGAGGGTGACAGAGGACGAGAAAGAAATAGCAGAACAGAGCTCCCTGGCGGAAAGGAAGTCTGGCTCTGTGGCTTCGTTGACAGCGAACGCAGAGGAACTTGGCCCACTGGCGACTGAGTATGGGGAAGCTTTTGGTGGCCTGAATGCGGAACCTGGCGTGGCCCTGGCTCGATTTAAAAGGATCAAGAGGGTCCTTCGGCCTCCAGCTTCCAACATCTACCGTCGCGATAGAAGGGACGCCAGCTTCCCATCAGTTTTTACACATGGGGCATGA
- the LOC143373085 gene encoding uncharacterized protein LOC143373085 isoform X2: MLYHFGAQCFPAMCFFLHTLRGTLHACSNVEISNDFAEEQRSDPDPSIEGIFRDPKDQRKVVSGCKPSPGTDTGKLSDPSEELDKRVRVKRENLKRSNSKGSGQAAKSDQKRSASNKASKASSRSDRASKDRAKLLSKDSADYEASVDRSEYADEAEEDTAAGSKESKYKSGEFRVGEDSEGFIDQEERSSLYDDFEAKDVVKRGISGAEDYEEVNDEAAGVAEDTAALDERGSLDEEVEKKKDHGDARVKRQHEKGTPEEENVEAASDPAKDAEAPLQDAKKDAPVAEDQASKVGNDELADQSKRNVAEKQEKEEAKVSCEQETVSSKTPLNDQPGFERNENAVSLKEDGQGAKVDKKALEDVSLSSDKKATGLEASPKLDEPKVVEAPNPEAAKLGATVNGAETKASEDAGKLEGAGNSEATREQSDADYEKRVEEQIQRKIDSIKEQIKREIADTQRIKDIEENNAKFEELLDQEEEEQEQALEAEAAEKSEDLSKRSLKDSEKARLSSSAEKRLIRRRKRQDDNSQEKLRSAAERSLTVDKKPSRGVKRRAPKIEQAALFPRAASKPREVFLVRRDRSSRKKRRRRSKDSALTPDDARLRNTHPDAASNSNLRGDFSGGKPKSLPRVTEDEKEIAEQSSLAERKSGSVASLTANAEELGPLATEYGEAFGGLNAEPGVALARFKRIKRVLRPPASNIYRRDRRDASFPSVFTHGA, translated from the exons ATGCTATATCATTTCGGAGCCCAATGTTTTCCCGCGATGTGTTTCTTTCTGCATACTTTACGCGGGACGTTGCATGCTTGCAGTAACGTGGAAATTAGTAACGATTTCGCGGAGGAACAACGCAGTGATCCAGACCCGTCCATCGAAGGAATCTTCCGGGACCCCAAGGACCAGAGAAAAGTTGTAAGTGGCTGCAAGCCCAGCCCTGGAACAGACACCGGCAAGCTCTCCGACCCCTCCGAGGAGCTGGACAAACGAGTGCGTGTGAAGCGAGAGAACCTGAAGAGGAGCAACTCGAAAGGGTCCGGCCAAGCTGCGAAGAGCGACCAGAAGCGCTCAGCGTCCAACAAGGCCAGCAAAGCTTCTTCAAGAAGCGACCGTGCTTCCAAAGACCGTGCGAAGCTCCTCAGCAAAGATTCCGCCGACTACGAGGCCTCGGTTGACCGGTCCGAGTATGCGGACGAGGCGGAGGAGGACACAGCAGCTGGAAGCAAGGAAAGCAAGTACAAGAGCGGGGAATTTCGCGTCGGAGAGGATTCCGAGGGGTTCATCGACCAGGAAGAGAGGTCCAGCTTGTACGACGACTTCGAGGCGAAGGACGTCGTGAAGCGGGGCATTTCTGGGGCAGAGGACTACGAGGAGGTGAACGACGAGGCTGCTGGGGTCGCAGAGGACACCGCAGCCCTGGACGAGCGAGGATCCTTGGACGAAGAggtggagaagaagaaggatcaCGGGGACGCCAGGGTGAAGAGGCAGCACGAGAAGGGAACCCCGGAAGAGGAGAACGTCGAGGCTGCGAGCGATCCAGCGAAGGACGCAGAAGCACCTTTGCAGGATGCAAAGAAGGATGCGCCGGTGGCTGAGGATCAGGCGAGCAAAGTGGGAAATGATGAGCTGGCGGATCAGTCGAAGAGGAACGTTGCTGAGAAGCAGGAGAAGGAAGAGGCCAAAGTGAGCTGCGAGCAAGAGACAGTTAGCTCGAAGACGCCGCTGAACGATCAGCCAGGGttcgaaagaaatgaaaatgcGGTGTCTCTGAAGGAAGATGGTCAGGGCGCAAAGGTGGACAAGAAAGCGCTGGAGGACGTGAGCCTGTCAAGTGATAAAAAGGCGACTGGCTTAGAAGCGAGTCCCAAGCTGGACGAGCCGAAGGTCGTCGAGGCACCGAATCCAGAGGCAGCGAAACTCGGCGCTACGGTGAATGGGGCTGAAACTAAGGCTTCCGAAGACGCTGGCAAGCTCGAGGGTGCTGGTAACTCTGAAGCGACGAGGGAGCAGTCTGACGCGGACTACGAGAAGCGCGTGGAGGAGCAGATCCAGCGGAAGATCGACTCGATCAAGGAGCAGATCAAACGCGAGATCGCGGACACTCAGCGGATCAAGGACATCGAGGAGAACAACGCCAAGTTCGAGGAGCTGCTTGatcaggaggaggaggaacaggAGCAGGCGTTGGAGGCCGAGGCGGCGGAGAAGAGCGAGGACTTATCCAAGAGGTCCTTGAAGGATTCTGAGAAGGCTCGGTTGAGCAGCAGCGCTGAGAAACGATTGATAAGGCGTAGGAAGAGGCAGGACGACAATAGCCAGGAGAAGCTTCGAAGCGCTGCTGAAAGAAGCTTGACTGTCGATAAGAAGCCGAGTCGAGGGGTGAAGAGACGAGCCCCGAAAATCGAGCAGGCCGCTCTGTTTCCAAGAGCAGCTTCCAAACCGCGCGAAGTGTTTTTGGTGAGACGCGATCGCAGCTcgaggaagaagagaaggaggaggtcgAAGGACTCCGCGTTGACCCCAGATGACGCAAGGCTGCGGAACACTCACCCTGATGCTGCTTCCAACTCGAACTTGCGCGGGGACTTTAGCGGTGGAAAG CCTAAATCATTGCCGAGGGTGACAGAGGACGAGAAAGAAATAGCAGAACAGAGCTCCCTGGCGGAAAGGAAGTCTGGCTCTGTGGCTTCGTTGACAGCGAACGCAGAGGAACTTGGCCCACTGGCGACTGAGTATGGGGAAGCTTTTGGTGGCCTGAATGCGGAACCTGGCGTGGCCCTGGCTCGATTTAAAAGGATCAAGAGGGTCCTTCGGCCTCCAGCTTCCAACATCTACCGTCGCGATAGAAGGGACGCCAGCTTCCCATCAGTTTTTACACATGGGGCATGA